One Lepus europaeus isolate LE1 chromosome 4, mLepTim1.pri, whole genome shotgun sequence genomic window, ccaagtccttgggccctgtacctgcatgggagaccaggagaagcacctggctcctggcttcagatcagcgagatgcaccagccgcagcggccattggagggtgaaccaatggcaaaaaggaagacctttctctctgtctgtctctctctcactgtccactctgcctgtcaaaaaaaaaaaaaaaaaaaaaaaaaacccttatgcTGAATCATCCAATCACTGAGTCCTGATGGGAAGAACAGAAGACAAAGGATACTGCCAGGAAAGGCAGATCAGAACTGTGGGGAGATCACAGAGATGGTGAACTTTCCTCTATCCCTTGCAAGCTAAGGAGAACCTGGATAAATTGAAGGAATCCAGGTGAGAAAAGACCAACCTGGGTCGAGACAAATGATCGGTCCAGCAGCGGGGCTAAGAACGCAGGCCTGGGATGGGTGTTTGGGGCGACAGTTAAGGCGCAACCTGGGATGCTTGATCCCActtagcagagtgcctggatttgagctggctccacttctggtccagcttcctgctcacgtgaaCCCCGGGAGGAGCAGACAacagctcaaggacttgagtccctgccatccatgcgggaCTCCTGCTcgagtcctaggctcctggcttcagacattaggagagtaaacaagtagatggaagaacgTGCTCTTgcgtgctctctctctatctctggcaCGCTtgtgctctgcttttcaaataaaaatgaaaactttttataAGAATCCAGGTCTAGCCTGAGTACGAAAGGTGAACTAAGCCTTTAATGCCCCATACAATAGCTACTAGACACATGAGCTATTTAAATTCAAGCATCGgaattcaataaaattattctttccaTCTCCAGCAACCTTAGCAAGACGAGCCACCAACATGACCGCGCACCTGCAGGGGATGGCAATGCGCaactgctccagcttcctgatggagAAGAACAAGCAGACACACAGCAAGAAACCTAATAACCAGAAGGTCCGAAATTCCTTCCACTACAGCCTCCGGAGCTACTGCAAGACCGCAGGCGTGGA contains:
- the LOC133758161 gene encoding large ribosomal subunit protein eL28-like, which translates into the protein MTAHLQGMAMRNCSSFLMEKNKQTHSKKPNNQKVRNSFHYSLRSYCKTAGVDPTADSKGVMEVMKQTFHVRTTISKNTGDHP